ATAGACGGGCTAAGTGCATGAGCATACATGGAGTATCCTGATTTGTCAAAGTCCCCAAATATTTTCCCCCAGTTTTCCATTGTAGAAACTCCAAGTATAGTAGCTGGAACGTGTATAACGGGATTAATATTACTAAAACCTATATCCAATACAGTATTTCCTTTTACAGGTCCACTACCGGTAGTTACTGCATCAAGGCATCCCAAATATTTTGTTGTTTCCATAAAATCATCAATATCACGCATCGGCAAAGTTGCACCTCTCAATGTGATAGCTCTATATTTTATAGAGCAATGAGGGAACATAAATCCACCAACTGTCTCTATTCTGGTTCCGAATGGAGCACTAGACCATCCGCCAACAATAACTTTCTTAGTACAATTTAATTCTCTCATCAATTTCCGCAATAGAAGCGTCCCGAAGTTATCAGTAAATATATGTATAACTTGACCATCTTCCAAATGAGGAATTAAGTTAATAAAAGTTTTCTCGTGAGCTACTGCTGGCATAGCAATAACAATAATTCCAGCACCTGAAACAGCTTCGGCCATATTAGTTGTTACCATATCCAACTTGGCAACTCCAGATCTTTTAAAGTTGTATAAATTTCTCTGTACTCCATCAATTTCAATTCCTGTTCTTGCTACATTAAATAGTGATTTTTCAGCAAAAGGCGGAGCATCGTACAATCTAACTTCTTGGCCAGCAAGTTTACAATCCGCAGCAATTGTTTTGCCTACTGCACCTGCTCCAATAACTGTGAAAGGCATATTTTTTAAATAGTCCATTTTATTCACTATGTTTTCCTCCATTTTTGGTA
This region of Oceanobacillus sp. FSL K6-2867 genomic DNA includes:
- a CDS encoding NAD/NADP octopine/nopaline dehydrogenase family protein; amino-acid sequence: MDYLKNMPFTVIGAGAVGKTIAADCKLAGQEVRLYDAPPFAEKSLFNVARTGIEIDGVQRNLYNFKRSGVAKLDMVTTNMAEAVSGAGIIVIAMPAVAHEKTFINLIPHLEDGQVIHIFTDNFGTLLLRKLMRELNCTKKVIVGGWSSAPFGTRIETVGGFMFPHCSIKYRAITLRGATLPMRDIDDFMETTKYLGCLDAVTTGSGPVKGNTVLDIGFSNINPVIHVPATILGVSTMENWGKIFGDFDKSGYSMYAHALSPSICEVQYNFYNEEVFLADAIGVDLERYEKDDFFSRRSVLTLEYMGRGNMHLSLDEPTTEANVGPNSIYHRYITEDVPVGCKIYHDLGVSYGVKTPIIDSMIVLASVMVKKNYFEEGYTLDYIGIDNMAKEELLLYLNEGVYNN